In Aestuariibaculum lutulentum, one DNA window encodes the following:
- the trpB gene encoding tryptophan synthase subunit beta produces the protein MNYNVNEKGYYGEFGGAFIPEMLYPNVEELRQNYLKVMAEPSFQEEFNQLLKDYVGRPSPLYFAKRLSEKYNTKIYLKREDLNHTGAHKINNTIGQILMAKRLGKTRIIAETGAGQHGVATATVCALMGLECIVYMGEIDIARQAPNVARMKMLGASVVPAKSGSRTLKDATNEAIRDWINNPVNTHYIIGSAIGPHPYPDMVTRFQAVISEEIKWQLKEHEGREKPDYVVACIGGGSNAAGTYYHFLHEEDVNIIAVEAAGHGVDSGESAATSVLGKEGVIHGCKTLLMQTKDGQITEPYSISAGLDYPGVGPMHAHLCKTGRAEFMAITDDDAMNAGLELCKLEGIIPAIESSHALAIFEQKSFKPDDVVVVSLSGRGDKDLQNYIDYFEI, from the coding sequence ATGAACTATAACGTCAACGAAAAAGGGTACTACGGCGAATTTGGAGGTGCATTTATTCCAGAAATGCTTTACCCGAATGTAGAAGAATTACGCCAGAATTATTTAAAAGTGATGGCTGAGCCTTCGTTTCAGGAGGAATTCAACCAATTGTTAAAAGACTATGTGGGGCGTCCTTCGCCTTTATATTTCGCCAAGCGTCTTTCAGAAAAATACAACACTAAAATATACTTAAAACGTGAAGATCTGAATCATACAGGTGCACACAAAATCAACAATACCATCGGGCAAATCCTAATGGCAAAACGCTTAGGTAAAACTCGTATTATTGCTGAAACCGGTGCCGGACAGCATGGCGTGGCTACTGCTACGGTTTGTGCTTTAATGGGACTGGAATGTATTGTGTATATGGGGGAAATTGACATTGCCAGACAAGCACCAAACGTAGCAAGAATGAAAATGCTGGGTGCCAGTGTGGTTCCTGCAAAATCAGGTAGTCGTACACTTAAAGACGCCACTAACGAAGCTATTCGCGACTGGATTAACAACCCGGTGAACACCCATTATATTATTGGTTCAGCCATTGGGCCACACCCTTATCCGGATATGGTTACCCGTTTTCAAGCAGTAATTTCAGAAGAAATTAAATGGCAGTTAAAAGAACATGAAGGTCGCGAAAAACCAGACTACGTGGTTGCTTGTATTGGTGGCGGTAGTAATGCTGCCGGAACTTATTATCACTTTCTACATGAAGAAGACGTTAACATTATCGCTGTTGAAGCTGCTGGTCACGGAGTCGATTCAGGCGAAAGTGCTGCGACTTCGGTGTTAGGTAAAGAAGGTGTGATTCACGGTTGTAAAACCTTATTGATGCAAACCAAAGACGGACAAATTACTGAGCCTTATTCAATATCTGCTGGTCTAGATTACCCTGGTGTTGGACCAATGCACGCACATCTTTGTAAAACCGGACGTGCGGAATTTATGGCCATCACCGATGATGATGCCATGAATGCAGGATTAGAACTTTGTAAATTAGAAGGTATTATCCCTGCTATAGAAAGCTCTCATGCCTTAGCCATCTTCGAACAAAAAAGCTTTAAACCAGACGACGTTGTGGTGGTAAGCTTATCAGGACGTGGTGACAAAGATTTACAGAACTACATCGATTATTTTGAGATTTAG
- a CDS encoding anthranilate synthase component II — protein sequence MKKVLVIDNYDSFTYNLVHYLEDLNCDVTVLRNDKLTLEDVEAFDKIVLSPGPGIPDEAGLLKQIIKTYAPTKSILGVCLGQQAIGEVFGGTLENLEDVYHGVATKVNITVDDEILFKGLDKEIEVGRYHSWVVNANLPEVLEATSVDHNGQIMSLRHKVYDVKGVQYHPESVLTPQGKQILKNWIEN from the coding sequence ATGAAAAAAGTATTAGTTATAGATAATTACGACAGCTTCACTTACAATCTTGTACATTATTTAGAAGATTTAAACTGTGATGTTACCGTTTTACGAAACGACAAACTTACCTTAGAAGATGTTGAAGCCTTCGATAAAATTGTACTATCGCCTGGCCCAGGAATCCCAGACGAAGCGGGTTTATTAAAACAAATTATTAAAACCTATGCACCAACAAAAAGCATTTTAGGCGTGTGCTTGGGTCAGCAAGCCATTGGAGAAGTCTTTGGTGGCACTCTGGAAAACTTAGAAGACGTTTATCATGGTGTAGCCACGAAAGTAAACATAACGGTAGACGACGAAATTCTATTTAAAGGTTTAGACAAGGAAATTGAAGTCGGTCGCTACCATTCCTGGGTTGTCAACGCCAACTTACCCGAAGTATTAGAAGCCACCTCTGTAGACCATAACGGACAAATCATGTCTTTACGCCATAAAGTTTACGACGTAAAAGGTGTGCAATACCATCCGGAATCGGTTCTAACTCCACAAGGAAAACAAATACTTAAAAACTGGATAGAGAACTAA
- a CDS encoding phosphoribosylanthranilate isomerase — MKLKVCGMKYQDNIQAVADLQPDYLGFIFYEKSARCFNTSMPDISKNIKKTGVFVNETLEFVLEQIQKYDLQAVQLHGEESTEYCKTLRRRHSEFISESHQENPKHLQVDKSLEIIKVFSIKDEFNFDVLKPYETVCDYFLFDTKGKLPGGNGYTFDWNVLNDYPSTKPFFLSGGIGLEEAEKLNKFQLSPASKYCYAIDVNSKFEIEPGLKDIEQLKQFKTNLSFRT, encoded by the coding sequence ATGAAGTTAAAAGTTTGTGGTATGAAATATCAGGATAATATTCAGGCGGTAGCAGATTTGCAACCAGATTACCTTGGTTTTATCTTCTACGAGAAATCAGCAAGATGTTTCAACACCTCCATGCCTGACATTTCTAAAAACATCAAAAAGACCGGTGTTTTTGTTAATGAAACTTTAGAGTTTGTACTTGAACAAATTCAAAAATACGACTTACAGGCAGTACAATTACATGGTGAAGAATCTACGGAATATTGCAAAACCTTAAGACGTCGTCATTCCGAATTTATTTCGGAATCTCATCAAGAGAACCCGAAACACCTTCAGGTTGACAAATCATTAGAAATCATTAAAGTCTTTTCCATAAAAGATGAATTCAATTTCGATGTTTTAAAACCTTACGAAACAGTTTGCGATTACTTCTTATTTGACACCAAAGGAAAACTTCCGGGAGGCAATGGCTATACCTTCGATTGGAATGTATTAAACGATTATCCATCAACCAAACCCTTCTTTTTAAGTGGAGGCATTGGTCTTGAAGAAGCTGAAAAACTAAATAAATTTCAACTAAGCCCTGCATCAAAATACTGTTATGCTATTGATGTAAACAGTAAATTTGAAATAGAACCCGGATTAAAAGATATTGAACAACTAAAACAATTTAAAACAAATCTGTCATTCCGTACTTGA
- the trpC gene encoding indole-3-glycerol phosphate synthase TrpC, translating into MNILDKITADKRTEVALRKSLIPISQLEQSVLFERPTVSLAEKLRTSNTGIIAEHKRRSPSKSVINHNLNVNDVAKGYEEAGVCGMSVLTDGKYFGGSLDDLLLARASCNLPLLRKEFIIDEYQLLEAKAYGADVILLIAAILTRDEIKQFSEFAKSLNLDVLLEVHNEEELNKSIMPSLDMLGVNNRNLKTFDVSLNISKSLSALIPDDFVKVSESGISNIEAIKSLQPFGYQGFLIGENFMKTDNAGDSAKTFIEQLNK; encoded by the coding sequence ATGAATATATTAGATAAAATTACAGCCGATAAACGAACCGAAGTCGCTTTAAGAAAATCTTTGATTCCGATTTCACAGTTAGAACAATCGGTGTTATTCGAAAGACCAACAGTGTCTTTAGCTGAAAAATTAAGAACCAGCAACACTGGTATTATAGCTGAACATAAACGTCGTTCGCCTTCTAAATCGGTTATCAACCATAACCTCAATGTTAATGATGTTGCTAAAGGGTATGAAGAGGCTGGTGTTTGCGGCATGTCTGTTTTAACTGACGGTAAGTATTTTGGAGGCTCGCTAGACGACTTACTACTGGCTCGCGCTTCCTGTAATTTACCATTATTACGCAAAGAATTCATTATCGACGAATATCAGTTACTGGAAGCTAAAGCTTATGGTGCCGATGTGATTCTGCTTATCGCAGCCATCTTAACACGTGATGAAATCAAGCAGTTTTCAGAATTTGCTAAAAGCCTGAATCTTGATGTGCTGTTAGAAGTGCACAACGAAGAAGAACTAAACAAAAGTATCATGCCGAGTTTAGATATGTTAGGTGTTAATAACCGTAACTTAAAAACTTTCGATGTTAGCTTAAATATCAGTAAATCATTAAGTGCATTGATTCCTGATGATTTCGTTAAAGTATCAGAAAGTGGCATTAGCAATATTGAAGCTATAAAATCGCTACAACCATTTGGTTACCAAGGTTTCTTAATTGGTGAAAACTTTATGAAAACTGATAATGCCGGCGACAGTGCTAAAACATTTATAGAACAATTAAATAAATAG
- a CDS encoding anthranilate synthase component I family protein — protein MTTYNLYTHYKKILADTITPVSIYLKIRDKYPNSILLESSDYHANDNSFSYICFNPIASIKVENETISQTFPDGSNSIEAITNTTDVAEEIHKFTKRFEVSSDEEFKFINNGIFGYIAYDAVRYFEDVDIAKKENSITIPDVYYAVYQNIIAINHHKNEAYIFAHCHNTKSNIEEIDHLIKVRSFASYNFASNGDISSNLSDDEYKTHVELAKKHCARGDVFQLVLSKSFTQEFKGDEFNVYRALRSINPSPYLFYFDYGNFKIFGSSPEAQLIVSEGVAEIHPIAGTFKRTGNDTKDAELAQKLVADDKENAEHVMLVDLARNDLSRHGSGVTVNTYREVQFFSHVIHLVSKVTGKKHTNTPTMQVVADTFPAGTLSGAPKHRAMQLIEDYEKTSRSFYGGAIGFMDFNGNFNHAIMIRTFLSKNHELHWRAGAGIVSKSSAESELQEVYNKLGALTKAIELAETI, from the coding sequence ATGACAACTTATAACTTATACACGCATTACAAAAAAATTCTAGCAGACACCATTACACCTGTTAGTATTTACCTAAAAATAAGAGACAAATATCCAAACAGCATATTACTAGAGAGTAGTGATTACCATGCCAACGATAATAGTTTTTCGTATATCTGTTTTAACCCGATTGCTTCTATAAAAGTAGAAAACGAAACTATTTCACAAACTTTCCCAGATGGGAGCAATTCTATAGAAGCTATTACTAACACAACCGATGTCGCTGAAGAAATTCATAAGTTCACCAAACGATTTGAAGTAAGTTCAGACGAGGAATTCAAGTTTATTAACAATGGTATTTTTGGATATATCGCTTACGATGCCGTACGTTATTTTGAAGATGTCGACATTGCTAAAAAAGAGAATTCCATCACAATTCCCGATGTGTATTATGCGGTTTACCAGAATATCATTGCGATTAATCATCATAAAAATGAGGCTTATATTTTTGCGCATTGTCACAATACCAAAAGTAACATTGAAGAAATCGATCACCTTATTAAAGTACGAAGCTTTGCTTCTTACAACTTTGCTTCAAACGGAGATATTTCATCCAATTTAAGCGACGACGAATATAAAACACACGTTGAGTTAGCCAAAAAACACTGCGCCCGAGGTGATGTGTTTCAGTTAGTCCTTTCAAAAAGTTTTACTCAGGAATTTAAAGGCGATGAGTTTAATGTATACCGTGCTTTACGCAGCATTAATCCGTCTCCATATTTATTCTATTTCGATTATGGTAACTTTAAAATATTTGGTAGTTCGCCCGAAGCGCAACTTATTGTTAGCGAAGGCGTAGCCGAAATTCACCCTATTGCCGGAACGTTTAAGCGTACCGGAAACGATACCAAAGATGCCGAACTGGCTCAAAAACTAGTAGCCGATGACAAAGAAAATGCAGAACACGTCATGCTGGTAGACCTAGCCCGAAACGATTTAAGTCGTCATGGTAGCGGCGTAACCGTAAACACCTATCGTGAGGTGCAGTTCTTCTCGCACGTTATTCACTTAGTGAGCAAGGTCACCGGTAAAAAACACACCAACACACCAACAATGCAAGTCGTTGCCGACACCTTCCCTGCCGGAACGTTAAGCGGCGCTCCAAAACATCGCGCTATGCAACTTATCGAAGATTACGAAAAAACAAGCCGATCGTTCTACGGTGGCGCCATCGGGTTTATGGATTTTAATGGCAATTTTAATCACGCCATTATGATTAGAACTTTTTTAAGCAAAAATCACGAACTACACTGGCGTGCAGGAGCTGGAATTGTTTCAAAATCAAGTGCCGAAAGCGAATTACAGGAAGTGTATAACAAATTAGGCGCTTTAACAAAGGCCATTGAATTAGCTGAAACCATATAA
- a CDS encoding TlpA family protein disulfide reductase: MMKFNILLVAFLLIISCKSDGRKNKTALVDNRETEFVVQKEFESDLKVYDFDGLEPLLNKKDGKVHVINFWATWCVPCVKELPYFEQLQKEYADKNVEVLLVSLDFPHQYDTKLKPFIKERKIKSEVVALDDADMNTWIPKVNESWSGSIPATIIYKDDERQFFEQSFTFKELENQVKPFLN, encoded by the coding sequence ATGATGAAATTTAATATTTTACTTGTTGCTTTCTTGCTGATTATAAGTTGTAAATCAGATGGAAGAAAAAACAAAACGGCCTTAGTGGATAACAGGGAAACCGAATTTGTTGTTCAGAAGGAATTTGAATCCGATTTAAAAGTTTATGATTTTGATGGGTTAGAACCATTGCTGAACAAGAAAGACGGGAAAGTACATGTTATAAATTTCTGGGCGACCTGGTGTGTGCCTTGTGTAAAGGAGCTACCTTATTTTGAACAGTTACAAAAAGAATATGCCGATAAGAATGTTGAGGTGTTGTTAGTAAGTTTAGATTTTCCACATCAATACGATACCAAACTGAAACCTTTTATAAAAGAAAGAAAAATAAAATCTGAAGTCGTAGCATTGGATGATGCCGATATGAATACATGGATTCCGAAAGTTAATGAATCATGGTCTGGGTCTATTCCTGCAACGATTATATATAAAGACGATGAGCGCCAGTTCTTTGAACAGTCGTTTACTTTTAAAGAGTTAGAAAACCAAGTTAAACCATTTTTAAATTAA
- the trpD gene encoding anthranilate phosphoribosyltransferase, translating into MKDILNRLINHESISTDEAKQVLVNISKGDYNQSQIAAFLTVYMMRSITLDELKGFRDALLELCIPIDLKEFNAIDLCGTGGDGKNTFNISTLASFVTAGAGVHVAKHGNYGVSSACGSSNVMEYLGIKFSNDEDFLKKCIDQAGICVLHAPLFHPAMKNVAPIRRELGVKTFFNMLGPMVNPSFPKNQMVGVFNLELLRLYGYLYQSTDKNYSVVHALDGYDEISLTGGTKVISNNKETMFTPEDLGIAQITQESIYGGDTIEDAAKIFVNVINGKGTEQQNNVVCANAGLAIATTKQIGHKEGFELAKESLFSGKAKASLDKLVALSK; encoded by the coding sequence ATGAAAGACATTTTAAACAGACTTATAAATCACGAAAGCATCTCTACCGACGAAGCCAAACAAGTCTTGGTTAATATTTCCAAAGGAGATTATAACCAAAGTCAGATTGCGGCATTTCTAACAGTTTATATGATGCGTAGCATCACTTTAGACGAATTGAAAGGCTTTAGGGATGCCCTTTTAGAATTATGTATACCAATTGATTTAAAAGAATTCAACGCGATTGATTTATGTGGTACTGGTGGTGACGGCAAAAACACCTTCAATATTTCAACCCTTGCTTCATTTGTAACAGCCGGTGCCGGTGTTCATGTAGCAAAGCATGGTAACTATGGGGTATCATCGGCATGCGGGTCATCAAATGTGATGGAATACTTGGGCATAAAGTTTTCAAACGATGAAGATTTCTTAAAGAAATGTATCGATCAGGCGGGAATTTGTGTACTTCACGCGCCACTGTTCCACCCGGCCATGAAAAACGTAGCCCCAATTCGTCGTGAATTAGGTGTTAAAACCTTTTTTAATATGTTGGGGCCTATGGTAAATCCGTCGTTTCCTAAAAATCAAATGGTAGGGGTTTTCAATTTGGAATTATTGCGCCTGTATGGATATCTATATCAAAGTACAGATAAAAATTACAGCGTGGTTCATGCATTAGATGGGTACGATGAAATCTCTTTAACCGGAGGAACGAAAGTCATTTCAAATAATAAAGAAACCATGTTCACGCCGGAAGATTTAGGCATTGCTCAAATCACCCAGGAATCTATTTACGGTGGAGATACTATCGAAGATGCAGCTAAAATATTTGTGAATGTCATTAACGGAAAAGGTACTGAACAGCAAAACAATGTGGTGTGCGCCAATGCAGGATTAGCCATTGCAACCACCAAACAAATTGGTCACAAGGAAGGTTTTGAATTGGCCAAAGAATCTTTATTCTCTGGAAAAGCCAAAGCGAGTTTAGATAAATTAGTAGCATTAAGTAAGTAA